The following is a genomic window from Luteitalea sp..
ACTATCAGTTCAAATACGCCCTGCAGCAGCGCTCGACCGATCCGCACGAGCTGACGTGGCTGCTCGGGCTCTTCAACGCGGCACAGAACGTCTTGGCGCTCGCGGCTGGCCTGGGTCTGAGCGGCCTGCTGCTCTCCCGCGTCGGTGTGCGCGTGACCTCCGCGGTGTTACCCGTCGGCATCCTGCTGGGCTCGGGCGCCATCCTCCTGTGGCCCGTTCTGGTGCCCGTTTTCGCCACGCGGCTCTACGAGGCGACGCTTCGCACATCCATTACGCGAAGCGCCCGCGAGTTCCTCTTCTTCCCGTTGCGCGATGAGGTGCGCGCACGCGCCAAGCGCTTCATCGAGAGTGTCATCGATCGAGGGGCCGATGCCGTGGCCGGCTTGCTCATTCTCGGCTTGAATGTCCTGCTGGGAGGCACGATTCTCCAGCTCACGGCGCTGACGATCGTGCTGGTTGTGATCTGGCTCGTGGTCGAGGTGGTCGTGACGCGGGCCTATTCGACCGAGCTCTCATCATCGGTGGAGCGCATGCTGGGGTACCAACCGCCGGTCGTGCCCAGTCGGCACGAGCCGGAGGCGGTGGCAGGCCTGGTGTCACTCCTCGGCAGCTCGAGGGAGACGCACGTCCTCTATGCGCTCGACCGCCTATTGGCGATTGATCCGGAAGCGGTTCGCGAGCGCGTGCCCGATCTGCTGAAGCACGCGTCGTCTTCCGTGCGCTTCCGTGTGATGGCTTCGCCCGAGCTCAATGCCGCGGCCATTTTGCGGAACACCGCTGCCGTGGCAGCCGCCGGCGTGTCGTCCGGTGCGAGCGAGCCAGCCTCACGCGAGGAGGCAGCGACCGTGCGCCCAGATGGCATTCCGGATGACGAGGGTCTCGATGCCTTGCTCGACGATCCCGACGGTGAGGTGCGTCGTGCCTCGTTCCGGCTGGTCGCGGCGACGCAGGAGCGGAGCTATGTGCCTGCGCTCGTGGCCCGGCTCGAGCACACGAGACAGCGCAAGGATGCCCGTGATGCGCTCGCCAGCTTTGGGTCGCTCATCGTGGGGACGCTGGGTGACTATCTCGCCGACCGTCGGTCATCGCTCAAGGTCAGGCGGGAGATTCCGCGTGTCCTCGCTACGATCGGAAGTCAGGACGCCGTACATTCTCTGCTCCGGGTGGCCGATGATCGCGACTGTCCTATCCTCCTTCAACGGACGCTCTGGGCGCTCAACCGGGTGAGGAAGAGTGATGTGAGCCTCTTTCTTCCGCGGGCGACGATCGCGCGCCAGCTCCACGACGATGTCGACGTGTATCTTCGGTTGATGATTCATCGGGCGCCTCTGAGCGGGATGACGAATGGACCGGACGTCCGCCTCCTGCACCGCGCAGTGACCGAGCGGCTCGAGCGAGCGCACGAGCTGATCTTCCGGCGTCTCGCGTTGCTCTATCCGCCGCGCGACATCCTGCGGGCGCGTCGAGGACTTGACAGCTCCGACACTCGGCTTCGGACCCAAGCGCGGGAGTATCTCGACTCTATTCTCACGATTGACGATCGATGGATGCTCGCGCCGCTGGTCGGTGAGGAAGCGGAAGCGGAGCGCGTGCGGGCGGCGGCGTTTCGCCTGCAGCTGGAGCCGCCATCGCTCCTCCAGGTGCTGCGGACGTTGCTCGCCAGTCGTGACAGCTGGCTGCGTGCGTGTACTCTGTATTTGATCGGGAGCAAGCGGCTGGATGAGCTGGCCGACCTGGTCGCCAAACATCTGGACGCGCGGGACGCCACGGTTCGCGAGACCGCGGCATGGGCGATGGCTCATCTATCAAGTCGTGTGTAGCGCGGGCCTTTAGGCCTGCCGACACAGCAGGACCTTTCTACGATGGAGATCGATCCGACGCTGACCACGATCGAGCGGGCGCTCCTGCTGATGGAAGTGCACCCGCTCCAGTACTTGACGAGTGATGAGATCGCGACGCTTGCGGCTCACATGACCGAGGTCCGTTTCGAGGTTGGAGAGATCCTCGCTCAGGGTCGCGATCCCGAGAGCCACGGCTTCTTCGTGGTGTCAGGTGCGTTGGAGTATCTGGGTGGTGACGTGGTTGTCCGGCGCGCGACACGAGGCATGGCGGTGGGCATCTTCGGTCTCCTCGGGATCGAGGATACGGGCCTTACGTTGCGCGCCGCCGAGGATACCCACGCCCTCGCCTTCACGCGCGAGGACTTCACTGAGTTCATTACCGACAGCCCGGCCGCGTCGCTCGGTCTCGTGCGCGCACTGGCGGAGGTGATTCTCAGGCAGATGCGCCAGCTTCAGCACCTCGGCGTACCGGCGCAGCTCGAGCCAGAGCGTGACACGGTCGGAACGAGCCAGAAACCCTAGCAGCGGAGCCATTCGGAGAGCTGTGCGGCGACGAAATCGTCGTCCTGCAGTTGCGGATACGCGCGGCAGACGCGGTCGATCTCTTCCAGTTGGCCGGGTGAGAGATCTTCGTCCGGATCGAGGCACCAACGACCCGCCAGGAGTCCCTGACGCCGGAGGATTTCGTGGAGCCCGGCAATGCAGCCGGCGAAATCGTGTCGTGCGTCGAAGAGGGCGGCGTTCGCATCGGTGAGCGCGGCGGCTTGTGCCAGCAATTGATGGGCGCCGCTCCCGTGCTGCGCACGACATGCCTTGATGACCTGGAGCAGCTCCACGGCGCGCTTCGTCCACACGGCCCACTGGCCGAGCAGACCGCCGGCAAACCGGATCCGCACCGAGCCGTCCCCGGTCCCGACCAGGTGGTCGGCGAGCAGGTCGACCACGATGTTGTCATCGTTGCCGGTGTAGAGCGCGACCTCTTCCTGGCGCTTGCTGTCGGCGAGCGCACGAACGACATCCAGCGTGTGATAACGGTTGAACGGAGCAACCTTGATCGCAACCACCTGCTCGATGTCGAGAAACGCTCGCCAGAACTCGTAATCCAGGAGCCGACCCCCTACCGCCGGCTGGAGGTAGAAGCCAAAGACCGGGATGATCTCGGCGATGGCACGGCAGTGCGCGATGAGCCGGTGCGTCGGCACGTCACGCAGGGCCGCCAGGCTGACCAGCCCCGCATCGTACCCGAGCCGCCGCGCGAGACCTGCCTCCCGGGTCGCTTGGTTCTCGTCACCGCAGATGCCGGCCACGAGCACCGGCGGACTCCGGTCGACGGACGGCTCGCGCGCGATCTCGGCCGCGAGCGCCAACACCGGTTCCAGCAGGCCGACCTTTGCGTCTCGAATGGCAAACTGCGTCGTGTGGACGGCTACGGCGAGACCGCCGGCGCCACTCGCGCGATAGTAGCGCGTCAGCGCCGCCTGCCGCCGCTCGTCGAGCCGACGATGCACGTTCAGCGCCAAGGGATGCGCGGGAATCACGAGCCCGTCGAGTAAGCGCCCCCGGAGATCTGGGAGTGACGTTTCCATTGAACCAAGGACCTAGAACGCTCCGTCGGTCACCTCGAAGCGGGTCGGCTTGTCGAGTGTTCGGCCATCCCGCTCGAGCCATGAGGCAACGGCCTCCATCAGCGCGTCGGCAGTGACCTCTGGTGCGCCGAGCCATGCGTGGCAGGCGCTCGCGTTCGTGAGGAGCGCTTGTCCAGATGGGGCGCCGCGAAGGAGAGGCTGCGTGCCAAACCGCTTGCCGAAGAACGCGGCAAGGTCCGTCACGGACAGCGTTTCTGGTCCGCTGACGTTCAACACGCGCGGCGGCGAGGCGCATCCCTCCAAGGCCCGTAACGCGTACGAGCTCGCATCGCCTTGCCAAATTGCGTTCAGATGGCTCACCGTGCGATCCACTGGTTGGCGCGCCTTGATCGCGCGGGCGATGTCGACGAGCACGCCGTACCGAAGGTCGACCGCATAGTTCAACCGAAAGAGGAGCGTTGGTGTGCGGTAGCGATCCGAGAAGTACTCGAACACGCGCTCTCGGCCGAGGCAGGACTGCGCATATTCGCCACGCGGCGCCGGCTGGTCCGTTTCGACCGAGCCGCCGGAGGAGACCGGCACGAACGGATAGACGTTCCCGGTCGAGAACACGACGAGGCGCGAACTGCGAGAGTGCCGCGCCACGTTAACTGGAGCAATCGTGTTGATGGCCCACGTCAGTGCCGTATTGTCGGTCGACCCGAACTTGCGTCCCGCGAGAAACAGCACGTTGGGACAGACGGGCAGACTGGCCACGCTGTCCGGCTCGAGGAGATCGCACACGACAGTCGTCGCACCGGCGGCGTCGAGCTCCTGTTGGCTGCCTGGAGCCGAGAAACGGGAGGCGGCAATCACACGCCGGCTGACGCCCGCTGCCGCCGAGGCGCGGACGATGCGCCGTACGAGCGACGGTCCCATCTTCCCGCCGGCTCCGAGGACGAGCAGGTCGCCGTCGAGGCGCCGGCAACACTCAATATCTGTCTCGTTCGGTGTCGAGAGACGATCCTCGAGGTCTTCTTCACTTACGAGATGATCGAGCAAGCCCATTGTTTCAGCACAACTCCAAGGTCTCTACACGGTCACGCGTTCGACCGCCAGCGTCCGCGCCTCGGCGTCCCAGGACATTGTCACGCGGCCTGCGGGCGCAATGCCGATGTAAGCGGCGGGCTGCTCCGACGCCATTCGCAACACCTGCGAGATCGGGAGACCTGTGAAACGTACCGTGTTGGCGATGCCCGCTGGCATCAGCAGTGCAGAGCCCGCCAGCGTATGGCCGCCCGGTTTGGACACGCGCCCGGCTGTGTCGAGCTCGATCCGCATACCGCTGACCCAATACTCGCCAGGCGGGCACGCCGCGGGTGCGACGGCATCGGTGACGAGGATCGTACGCTCCGGCGACTTCGCGCGCACCATCACCTTGACTGTCGCCGGCGGCAGATGATGCCCGTCGACGATGAGGCTCGCCGTGAGCTCGTCGGAAGAGAGCTCTTCCCAGAGCATGTTGGGATGACGAGGCAGCGTCAGCGGGCAGCCATTACCCAGGTGCGTCGACAACGTCGCGCCGGCACGGATGGCGTCGGCAATTTGTCGCGGCTCGGCCATTGTGTGACCGATGGCCACACGCAGGCCCTGTGCCGAGAGGTGCTCGATGAGCGGGAGCGCACCCGGCACTTCCGGCGCCAACGTGACCAGGACGATCCGGCCCTCCGCGGCTTCCTGTCTACGTTCGAAGTCCTCTATCGATGCAGGGACGACATACTCTGGC
Proteins encoded in this region:
- a CDS encoding dihydrodipicolinate synthase family protein is translated as METSLPDLRGRLLDGLVIPAHPLALNVHRRLDERRQAALTRYYRASGAGGLAVAVHTTQFAIRDAKVGLLEPVLALAAEIAREPSVDRSPPVLVAGICGDENQATREAGLARRLGYDAGLVSLAALRDVPTHRLIAHCRAIAEIIPVFGFYLQPAVGGRLLDYEFWRAFLDIEQVVAIKVAPFNRYHTLDVVRALADSKRQEEVALYTGNDDNIVVDLLADHLVGTGDGSVRIRFAGGLLGQWAVWTKRAVELLQVIKACRAQHGSGAHQLLAQAAALTDANAALFDARHDFAGCIAGLHEILRRQGLLAGRWCLDPDEDLSPGQLEEIDRVCRAYPQLQDDDFVAAQLSEWLRC
- a CDS encoding NAD-dependent epimerase/dehydratase family protein; protein product: MGLLDHLVSEEDLEDRLSTPNETDIECCRRLDGDLLVLGAGGKMGPSLVRRIVRASAAAGVSRRVIAASRFSAPGSQQELDAAGATTVVCDLLEPDSVASLPVCPNVLFLAGRKFGSTDNTALTWAINTIAPVNVARHSRSSRLVVFSTGNVYPFVPVSSGGSVETDQPAPRGEYAQSCLGRERVFEYFSDRYRTPTLLFRLNYAVDLRYGVLVDIARAIKARQPVDRTVSHLNAIWQGDASSYALRALEGCASPPRVLNVSGPETLSVTDLAAFFGKRFGTQPLLRGAPSGQALLTNASACHAWLGAPEVTADALMEAVASWLERDGRTLDKPTRFEVTDGAF
- a CDS encoding amidohydrolase family protein, which encodes MSPITIEHTGFVDLQVNGFAGVDFNDPGCTPDDLQRALDTVARTGVTRCLPTLITSSLDRFTACARLIVGHHSSLIAGLHMEGPYISPVDGARGAHPPEYVVPASIEDFERRQEAAEGRIVLVTLAPEVPGALPLIEHLSAQGLRVAIGHTMAEPRQIADAIRAGATLSTHLGNGCPLTLPRHPNMLWEELSSDELTASLIVDGHHLPPATVKVMVRAKSPERTILVTDAVAPAACPPGEYWVSGMRIELDTAGRVSKPGGHTLAGSALLMPAGIANTVRFTGLPISQVLRMASEQPAAYIGIAPAGRVTMSWDAEARTLAVERVTV
- a CDS encoding cyclic nucleotide-binding domain-containing protein, whose amino-acid sequence is MEIDPTLTTIERALLLMEVHPLQYLTSDEIATLAAHMTEVRFEVGEILAQGRDPESHGFFVVSGALEYLGGDVVVRRATRGMAVGIFGLLGIEDTGLTLRAAEDTHALAFTREDFTEFITDSPAASLGLVRALAEVILRQMRQLQHLGVPAQLEPERDTVGTSQKP